Proteins encoded by one window of Dietzia sp. B32:
- a CDS encoding pseudouridine synthase — MSTPPPLPFKDGVGPTRLRVPTTGPWSGITGFLESRFDHLDPGELHRRIGAGEIVDADGRAIAHDTPLGTHEFVWYHRDLPAETVLPYREEILYRDDHLVVVDKPHFLPTTPSGRFLRETALVRLRRRLGNDALTPIHRLDRETAGLVLFSARRDTRGAYQSMFERREVTKVYDAVSALPTDWDDRAPALDGRPLPVVHRNHIRSRRGELRVTVDPGLAPNSETHVGLLAAGHSVTGRAVVHTVLRPRTGRPHQLRVHLAALGVPILGDRRYPELLPEAPDDPDLPLQLLARELEFTDPLSGAARRFVTRRTLEHSPVNGLAGN, encoded by the coding sequence GATCACCGGGTTCCTCGAGTCCAGGTTCGACCACCTGGACCCGGGGGAACTGCACCGCCGGATCGGTGCCGGGGAGATCGTCGACGCCGACGGCCGGGCGATCGCCCACGACACCCCGCTGGGCACCCACGAGTTCGTCTGGTACCACCGCGACCTGCCCGCCGAGACAGTTCTGCCGTACCGGGAGGAGATCCTGTACCGCGACGATCACCTCGTCGTCGTCGACAAACCCCACTTCCTCCCCACCACGCCGTCGGGAAGGTTCCTCCGCGAGACGGCCCTCGTCCGGCTGCGTCGGCGCCTCGGCAACGACGCGTTGACGCCGATCCACCGTCTGGACCGTGAGACCGCCGGGTTGGTCCTGTTCTCCGCGCGACGTGACACGCGCGGCGCGTACCAGTCGATGTTCGAGCGGCGAGAGGTCACCAAGGTCTACGACGCCGTCTCCGCTCTCCCGACCGACTGGGACGACCGTGCACCCGCACTCGACGGGCGCCCGCTGCCGGTCGTCCACCGCAACCACATCCGGTCCCGGCGCGGCGAGCTCCGCGTCACCGTCGACCCCGGGCTCGCGCCGAACTCCGAGACCCACGTCGGCCTCCTCGCCGCCGGTCACAGTGTCACCGGGCGCGCGGTCGTGCACACGGTCCTGCGGCCCCGCACCGGCCGGCCCCACCAGCTACGCGTGCACCTCGCCGCGCTGGGCGTCCCCATCCTCGGTGACCGGCGCTACCCCGAACTGCTGCCCGAGGCGCCCGACGATCCGGACCTCCCGCTCCAGCTCCTCGCCCGCGAGCTAGAGTTCACCGATCCGCTCTCGGGAGCCGCGCGCCGCTTCGTCACCCGGCGCACGCTGGAGCACTCGCCCGTCAACGGTCTCGCCGGAAACTGA
- a CDS encoding dihydrofolate reductase family protein: MTSRVRVHNFSVSLDGFGTGEGQSLEAPFGHAGHRLLEWALPTRTFQAMGFHGAQEPSVGVDEAFASRWNTGVGVEIMGRNKFAPSRGPWDEQWRGWWGDDPPFHTPVVVLTHHPRPVLELGGGNSFHFLDAPPAVALDHARGLAAGGDVRIGGGATTIRQFVEADLIDEMHIALVPILLGRGVRLWDGMEGLEERFHIEATPSPGGVTHLSFRRDR, encoded by the coding sequence ATGACCTCGCGGGTGCGGGTCCACAACTTCTCGGTCTCGCTCGACGGGTTCGGAACCGGCGAGGGGCAGAGCCTCGAGGCGCCGTTCGGTCACGCCGGCCACCGCCTGCTCGAGTGGGCCCTGCCGACGCGCACGTTCCAGGCGATGGGTTTCCACGGAGCGCAGGAGCCGTCGGTGGGCGTGGACGAGGCGTTCGCGAGCCGGTGGAACACCGGGGTGGGCGTGGAGATCATGGGCCGCAACAAGTTCGCCCCGTCGCGGGGCCCGTGGGACGAGCAGTGGCGCGGATGGTGGGGGGACGATCCGCCGTTCCACACCCCGGTCGTGGTGCTCACCCATCACCCGCGGCCGGTCCTGGAGCTCGGCGGGGGGAACAGCTTCCACTTCCTCGACGCCCCGCCCGCGGTCGCCCTGGACCATGCGCGGGGGCTCGCGGCGGGCGGTGACGTGCGGATCGGCGGGGGTGCCACGACCATCCGGCAGTTCGTCGAGGCGGACCTCATCGACGAGATGCACATCGCGCTCGTTCCGATCCTGTTGGGCAGGGGTGTACGGCTCTGGGACGGGATGGAGGGACTGGAGGAGCGCTTCCACATCGAGGCCACCCCCTCGCCCGGCGGCGTCACGCACCTCAGTTTCCGGCGAGACCGTTGA
- a CDS encoding SRPBCC family protein: MSANGRGDPVVSPTADREVGISRYVDAPPDLVFRAFTEVRHLSRWWGPEGFTTTTRSFEFREGGVWDFVMHGPDGTDYREWIQWREIVPGRRIGLLHGEFADDPDAFESTLEFVTEGGGTRIDFTTVFSTREHRDRAVDEYHAVEGGRQTLDHLATYVGELAADAGGRAGS, encoded by the coding sequence ATGAGCGCGAACGGTAGAGGCGATCCGGTGGTGTCACCGACCGCGGATCGCGAGGTCGGGATCAGCAGATACGTCGACGCCCCACCCGACCTGGTGTTCCGGGCGTTCACCGAGGTGCGGCACCTGTCGCGGTGGTGGGGCCCGGAGGGGTTCACCACCACCACGCGGTCCTTCGAGTTCCGCGAGGGCGGGGTGTGGGATTTCGTCATGCACGGGCCGGACGGAACCGACTACCGGGAGTGGATCCAGTGGCGGGAGATCGTTCCGGGACGGCGGATCGGGCTCCTCCACGGGGAGTTCGCGGACGACCCCGACGCGTTCGAGTCGACACTCGAGTTCGTCACGGAGGGCGGCGGGACCCGCATCGACTTCACGACGGTCTTCTCCACGCGCGAACACCGGGATCGTGCCGTGGACGAGTACCACGCGGTCGAGGGTGGCCGGCAGACGTTGGACCACCTGGCGACCTACGTCGGCGAGCTGGCCGCAGACGCGGGCGGGCGGGCCGGGTCATGA
- a CDS encoding helix-turn-helix transcriptional regulator, which yields MARAATTSDVFNAIAEPQRRQILVLLRGGERSVTEVALDLGMTQPGASKHLRVLREVGLVRDRRDGKQRLYDLDARGLRPVHEWAGGFERYWNESFDKLDAYVRELARAEDEEG from the coding sequence ATGGCACGGGCAGCGACCACCTCGGACGTCTTCAACGCGATCGCCGAACCACAGCGTCGGCAGATCCTGGTCCTCCTGCGCGGCGGCGAGCGGTCGGTGACCGAGGTGGCCCTCGATCTGGGGATGACCCAACCCGGGGCCTCCAAACACCTCCGGGTGCTCCGCGAGGTCGGGCTGGTGCGCGATCGCCGGGACGGCAAGCAGCGACTCTATGACCTCGACGCCCGTGGGCTCCGGCCCGTTCACGAGTGGGCCGGAGGTTTCGAGCGGTACTGGAACGAGAGCTTCGACAAGTTGGACGCCTACGTCCGGGAGTTGGCGCGGGCAGAGGACGAGGAGGGATGA
- a CDS encoding lipase family protein: protein MREGTGGHTDRRRRIVGVALAIATIALGTLLMLVHFGVPVIVTLAGAGLVVVGLATVTGVDGAGDTGWRTRVPVGLAAVAAGIVVLAWRSASVRSLLWVMVAALVLHGIHILAGAFRGDADRRVAGVFSGAAAVLLGLLCLVWPVLAIELVRYAVGAWLVFIGLRALVEIVLTRARARVGERVHAGRARVRRWGRTLGAAAVFLVVVALAVVSAVLLRGDERPEPDAFYTPVEPIPDEPGVLLRAEALTAGVPAGADAWRILYTTTRPDDTVTVASGTVLAPADRGADELPLLSVAHGTTGIVPRCAPSLSATPFADGAGTALEEMVTDHGWAGVTSDYVGLGTSGMHPYLVGQAEARNVLDASRAARQLDGLTLGADTVVWGHSQGGHGALWTGQIAGDYAPELTLRGIAGMAPATDLFDLAEASKSEVAGKTVSAYIARSWNVNYPELDLSGHLNPGTAHGVEKVGDLCFNEKDVIAALLRGTQIPEQVFPDAVLDGDLGEKLRMNSPTGPWPAPVLIAQGLADPLVKPAMQQNWVDARCAAGDRLDYRTYPGLDHNGLVAADSPLTPQLVQWTLDRWSGAAPTPTC, encoded by the coding sequence ATGCGCGAGGGGACTGGCGGGCACACCGACCGACGGAGGCGGATCGTCGGCGTCGCGTTGGCGATCGCGACGATCGCCCTGGGGACGCTACTGATGCTGGTCCACTTCGGCGTACCCGTGATCGTCACGCTCGCGGGGGCCGGCCTCGTCGTCGTCGGCCTCGCCACGGTCACCGGTGTCGACGGCGCCGGCGACACCGGGTGGCGGACGCGCGTCCCGGTGGGACTCGCCGCGGTCGCGGCGGGCATCGTGGTCCTCGCCTGGCGGTCGGCGAGTGTCCGCAGCCTGCTGTGGGTCATGGTCGCCGCGCTCGTCCTGCACGGGATCCACATCCTCGCCGGGGCGTTCAGGGGCGATGCCGACCGGAGGGTCGCGGGGGTCTTCAGCGGTGCCGCCGCAGTGCTACTGGGGCTGTTGTGTCTGGTCTGGCCGGTGCTCGCGATCGAGCTGGTCCGGTACGCGGTCGGCGCCTGGTTGGTGTTCATCGGACTGCGCGCCCTTGTGGAGATCGTCCTCACACGGGCCCGGGCACGGGTGGGCGAGCGCGTGCACGCCGGGCGCGCGCGGGTGCGCCGCTGGGGGCGCACCCTGGGGGCGGCCGCGGTGTTCCTGGTGGTCGTCGCGCTGGCGGTGGTCAGTGCGGTACTCCTCCGCGGCGACGAGCGGCCCGAGCCGGACGCCTTCTACACGCCGGTCGAACCGATCCCCGACGAGCCGGGTGTCCTGCTCCGTGCCGAGGCCCTCACTGCCGGGGTGCCGGCCGGGGCCGACGCGTGGAGGATCCTCTACACCACCACCCGGCCCGACGACACGGTGACCGTGGCGAGCGGCACCGTCCTCGCGCCCGCGGACCGGGGTGCGGACGAGCTGCCCTTGCTCAGTGTCGCCCACGGCACCACCGGGATCGTGCCGCGGTGCGCGCCGTCGCTCAGCGCCACCCCGTTCGCCGACGGCGCCGGCACTGCGCTCGAGGAGATGGTGACCGACCACGGCTGGGCCGGCGTGACCTCCGACTACGTGGGTCTGGGGACCTCCGGGATGCACCCGTACCTGGTGGGGCAGGCGGAGGCCCGCAACGTCCTCGACGCCTCCCGCGCGGCCCGGCAACTCGACGGGCTCACCCTCGGCGCCGACACGGTGGTGTGGGGCCACTCCCAGGGTGGCCACGGCGCCCTGTGGACGGGGCAGATCGCCGGGGACTACGCGCCCGAGCTCACCCTCAGGGGGATCGCCGGCATGGCGCCCGCGACGGACCTGTTCGACCTCGCCGAGGCCAGTAAGAGCGAGGTGGCCGGGAAGACCGTCTCCGCGTACATCGCCCGGTCGTGGAACGTGAACTATCCGGAGCTGGACCTGTCCGGGCACCTCAACCCGGGCACGGCGCACGGGGTGGAGAAGGTCGGCGACCTCTGCTTCAACGAGAAGGACGTCATCGCGGCTCTGCTGCGCGGCACGCAGATCCCGGAACAGGTCTTCCCCGACGCGGTCCTCGACGGCGACCTGGGGGAGAAGCTCCGGATGAACTCGCCGACCGGCCCGTGGCCCGCGCCCGTCCTGATCGCCCAGGGCCTGGCCGACCCGTTGGTCAAGCCGGCCATGCAGCAGAACTGGGTCGACGCGCGCTGCGCGGCGGGCGATCGGCTGGACTACCGCACCTACCCGGGTCTCGACCACAACGGTCTGGTCGCGGCTGACTCGCCGCTGACCCCGCAGCTGGTGCAGTGGACCCTCGACCGTTGGAGTGGGGCGGCGCCCACGCCGACCTGCTAG
- a CDS encoding MarR family winged helix-turn-helix transcriptional regulator: MASAKVRWSDGRGPAERQLAALFGQLDRQRRALEGAMRLGTADLRLLWLFSDGHARTLKEIAAELGLEQSTVNRQVNAALGSGLLVRSRRPGGSAYEFDRTEEGRRAFEDDAGISLGAYAAALEAMGPADAEKFLALAREFLDHFRGEVDSAGT, translated from the coding sequence ATGGCCTCGGCGAAGGTCCGGTGGTCGGACGGGCGCGGCCCGGCGGAGCGACAGCTCGCGGCCCTGTTCGGGCAACTGGACAGGCAGCGGCGAGCCCTCGAGGGCGCCATGCGTCTGGGCACCGCCGATCTGCGGTTGCTCTGGCTCTTCTCCGACGGTCACGCGCGCACGCTCAAGGAGATCGCCGCAGAACTCGGCCTGGAGCAGTCCACGGTCAACCGTCAGGTCAACGCGGCACTGGGGAGCGGCCTGCTCGTCAGGTCCCGACGTCCCGGTGGCTCCGCCTACGAGTTCGACCGCACCGAGGAGGGGCGCCGGGCGTTCGAGGACGACGCGGGCATCTCGCTCGGGGCATACGCTGCCGCGCTGGAGGCGATGGGTCCCGCCGATGCGGAGAAGTTCCTCGCCCTGGCCCGGGAGTTCCTCGACCACTTCCGCGGTGAGGTCGACTCGGCGGGCACCTGA